A stretch of the Teredinibacter haidensis genome encodes the following:
- a CDS encoding glycosyltransferase family 2 protein — translation MNKTLASISLVIPLYNKANHILHTLESVLNQSEPVLEIIIVNDGSTDRGEKIVQAAIENQPQHSQVRLINQKNGGVSRARNTGIAAARGTHVAFMDADDYWLPGATAEFYKLIQMFPHARAQATNYIKVEGEHTIQPKIRFAQQMEGPCLLDHYFSICARGDLPFFSSSICAEKSLLQEVGGFPVGEAMGEDQDVWSKIALQTDIAYSPKQLAAYVLDSDNRACKRLTTTEECPFSKRLHRAVQQGDIPQPLSAPVLTYTATHLLYLAADLIRSGELEPARTLLNDSRCALLPLKRSRLLLHMRVKQLTQWLPPSLQPHC, via the coding sequence ATGAATAAGACACTAGCGAGCATTTCATTGGTCATTCCGCTATACAACAAGGCCAACCATATTCTGCACACACTGGAATCAGTACTGAACCAAAGCGAGCCGGTACTTGAAATTATTATTGTCAACGATGGCTCTACCGATCGCGGCGAGAAAATCGTTCAAGCCGCTATTGAAAACCAGCCCCAGCATTCTCAGGTACGGTTAATTAACCAGAAAAACGGCGGTGTTTCACGCGCGAGAAATACCGGCATCGCCGCAGCAAGAGGGACTCACGTGGCCTTTATGGATGCCGACGACTACTGGCTACCGGGCGCAACAGCAGAGTTTTATAAGTTAATCCAAATGTTTCCCCATGCGCGAGCACAGGCGACTAATTATATAAAGGTCGAGGGCGAGCACACCATCCAGCCTAAAATACGCTTTGCGCAGCAGATGGAAGGCCCCTGCTTGCTCGACCATTACTTTTCTATTTGCGCTCGCGGCGACCTGCCTTTTTTCTCGTCATCTATTTGTGCAGAAAAATCGCTACTGCAGGAGGTGGGCGGCTTCCCCGTGGGCGAAGCCATGGGCGAAGATCAGGATGTATGGTCGAAAATTGCCTTGCAAACCGATATTGCCTACAGCCCGAAACAACTCGCTGCATACGTGTTAGATTCAGACAACCGCGCCTGCAAACGCCTGACAACCACCGAGGAATGTCCCTTTAGTAAACGCCTGCACAGGGCGGTTCAACAGGGAGATATTCCTCAACCGTTATCCGCGCCGGTACTTACCTACACCGCCACCCACTTACTCTACCTGGCCGCCGATTTAATTCGCAGCGGAGAGCTGGAACCTGCAAGAACACTGCTCAACGATTCCCGCTGCGCACTGCTGCCGCTGAAGCGCTCGCGTCTTCTTTTACACATGAGAGTAAAGCAGCTGACGCAATGGCTACCCCCCTCACTACAACCTCATTGCTAG
- a CDS encoding LruC domain-containing protein: protein MFTKEMKILLFAIGCIFTIQNAKAVNLQDGQYIWEFHSGMPWPGGYNQNTGKPKKLIYARDQYPDSFFDRIANSLPESTVNEAFLTGDNGANITLQEDSEIFITFLHEGAGYQNAFGFFTFDSASPPTAVDQIGETIVFPNLSFPHLATGHRLSLGHFSAGTTIGFFLAANAFWYDTGVKPWESPFYYSLQDLNPDPTDKLRQHNVLLYDQVVDEVVIGFEDLPRSWGDNDFNDAVFSVKAASPTAIDTANLATMPSADDSDADGVADWEDEFPNDYRRAFSAFYPSANDWVTLAYEDNWPHMGDYDMNDLVVRERLQTTYNADGSISGFILDGFIDARGAAQHNGFALRLMGMSPDIIAQGSVTIDGQSFERSPEQWQSEAVLVLWQDSHVHTQTGESDSCSHFNTKKECATFDPVPFRLDIHFAYAPANLNHSELDFFIFKTDYRGREIHFANYPPTDLFDASQFGRYEDTSSPETGRYFKNSTNLPWALKVNTNWCYPREYIDVVWAYPEYEQWVESSGGLAVDWFHRSDRDTHFYCRADNTFKPLVAEIPVSKADQLSCEITFFNPWNNGYQLDLAVNNTSSTNVDGWQVTLQFEEAPEIINSWSSSLVTNGTTVTASNLDWNSSIAPAGSVSFGFEGLSDGTLTQPTCTVN, encoded by the coding sequence ATGTTCACCAAGGAAATGAAAATTTTGCTTTTTGCCATCGGTTGTATTTTTACAATACAAAATGCAAAAGCCGTAAATCTACAAGACGGTCAATATATCTGGGAGTTTCACTCCGGTATGCCCTGGCCTGGTGGTTACAACCAAAACACCGGAAAACCCAAAAAACTGATCTATGCCCGCGATCAATACCCAGACAGCTTTTTTGACCGCATCGCCAATTCTCTGCCGGAATCAACAGTTAACGAAGCGTTTCTTACCGGAGATAACGGCGCAAATATTACCCTGCAGGAAGACAGTGAGATTTTCATTACCTTTCTGCACGAAGGTGCCGGTTATCAAAACGCCTTCGGCTTCTTCACCTTCGACAGTGCAAGCCCACCCACTGCCGTCGATCAGATCGGTGAAACGATTGTGTTTCCCAACCTCTCGTTTCCGCATCTGGCCACGGGCCACCGATTAAGCCTCGGACACTTCAGTGCAGGTACCACCATCGGATTTTTCCTGGCTGCCAACGCTTTCTGGTACGACACCGGCGTTAAACCCTGGGAATCCCCGTTTTACTATTCCCTTCAAGACCTGAACCCAGACCCAACCGATAAGCTGCGTCAGCACAACGTGCTGCTCTACGACCAGGTAGTAGACGAGGTTGTTATTGGCTTCGAAGACTTACCGCGCTCCTGGGGAGATAACGATTTTAACGATGCGGTTTTTTCCGTAAAAGCCGCCTCACCGACCGCTATCGACACAGCGAATCTCGCGACCATGCCCAGTGCCGATGACAGCGATGCCGACGGTGTGGCCGATTGGGAAGACGAGTTCCCCAACGATTACCGCCGCGCCTTCAGCGCCTTTTACCCTTCCGCTAACGATTGGGTCACCCTCGCCTACGAAGATAACTGGCCCCATATGGGCGACTACGATATGAACGACCTGGTGGTTCGCGAACGCCTGCAAACTACCTACAACGCCGATGGCAGTATTAGCGGCTTTATCCTCGACGGCTTTATCGATGCCCGCGGCGCGGCGCAACACAATGGTTTTGCCTTACGTCTTATGGGGATGAGCCCGGATATTATTGCCCAGGGCAGCGTTACCATCGATGGCCAATCATTCGAACGCAGCCCGGAGCAATGGCAGTCAGAAGCGGTGCTGGTGCTCTGGCAGGACAGCCACGTGCACACCCAAACCGGTGAGTCCGACAGCTGCTCTCATTTCAACACCAAAAAAGAATGCGCCACCTTCGACCCGGTTCCATTCCGCCTGGATATTCATTTTGCCTACGCACCGGCCAACCTGAATCACTCGGAACTGGACTTCTTTATTTTCAAAACCGACTACCGTGGCCGCGAAATTCACTTCGCCAACTACCCACCAACCGATTTATTCGACGCAAGCCAATTCGGTCGTTACGAGGACACATCCTCCCCCGAAACCGGCCGCTATTTTAAGAACAGCACCAACCTACCCTGGGCATTAAAAGTGAACACCAACTGGTGCTACCCACGCGAATATATCGATGTGGTGTGGGCATATCCCGAGTACGAGCAGTGGGTGGAAAGCTCGGGTGGACTCGCCGTTGACTGGTTTCACCGCTCAGACCGCGATACCCACTTCTACTGCAGAGCAGATAACACGTTCAAACCCCTGGTAGCAGAAATTCCCGTCTCCAAAGCCGACCAACTGTCCTGCGAGATTACTTTTTTCAACCCGTGGAATAACGGCTACCAACTGGATCTTGCGGTAAACAATACCAGCTCTACGAATGTCGACGGCTGGCAGGTAACCCTGCAATTTGAAGAGGCTCCCGAGATCATTAATAGCTGGAGTTCATCGTTGGTAACCAATGGCACCACGGTCACCGCCAGCAACCTGGACTGGAACAGCAGTATCGCACCGGCAGGCTCAGTGTCCTTCGGCTTCGAGGGCTTGTCTGATGGCACGCTCACACAACCCACATGCACCGTAAATTAA
- a CDS encoding carbohydrate-binding domain-containing protein yields MKTFYKQLRLLGQILFMLILSLAASRALAQQCNWYGTLYPLCDTTTTGWGWENSQSCISISTCSAQPSPYGIVGDTSSSQSSSSSSSSACQGTTITPYAQVNGGSWQQTGSVNLSSGDTVTFGPHPTSGSWNWEGCSTGGTSREQTISPNSSCQATARYTNSCGAITEYTHTVTVSGSSSSSSSSSSASECGSGTPDARVTGSPGNYQINGNPAGSSYFAAISSAVNSVGYGQRVTVDANGAIGDNSIDLPSGITFEVCGTMDVGNVNSRGAVQAIGRQNVSIPHLKMTGSPYFGLRFGDVDNLHLGQIDLRLNGGLGIRFERDLPGSSNVTIDYVYVSGTGNHGVETWNIDGLEIGTVVARDVAYAGLLLNNTRNATIGLVDGDNVATGTGYATLRFANENGRINGGYPSNIYVESVISRGGGRGLFCVSNSGGAEINRIDFANNGNNSILIENCHNVRINGGQIRDGGEVRLSARDEFPNNSDITISNITILNTNVRESPCGNNINWVNLNVQGGSLNICN; encoded by the coding sequence ATGAAAACGTTTTACAAGCAACTCCGGCTCTTGGGGCAAATACTCTTTATGCTAATTTTGAGTCTTGCAGCTTCCCGCGCTCTGGCACAACAATGTAATTGGTACGGAACCCTCTACCCCCTGTGCGACACAACCACCACCGGCTGGGGATGGGAAAATAGTCAAAGCTGTATTTCCATTAGCACATGCAGTGCTCAGCCCTCGCCCTATGGCATTGTCGGGGACACGTCCTCTTCACAATCGTCAAGTTCGTCTAGCAGCAGCGCCTGCCAAGGTACCACCATCACGCCTTATGCACAGGTTAACGGTGGCAGCTGGCAACAAACCGGAAGCGTTAACCTTTCCAGTGGTGACACCGTAACCTTCGGCCCCCACCCTACCAGCGGTAGCTGGAACTGGGAAGGCTGCTCGACCGGTGGCACAAGCCGAGAGCAAACGATATCGCCAAACAGTAGCTGCCAGGCGACTGCGCGCTACACAAACAGCTGCGGCGCAATAACCGAGTACACCCACACCGTTACGGTATCTGGCAGCAGCTCCAGCAGTAGCTCGAGTTCTTCCGCATCCGAGTGCGGCTCGGGAACACCGGATGCTCGTGTTACCGGAAGCCCAGGCAACTACCAAATCAACGGCAACCCAGCGGGGAGCAGCTACTTTGCAGCCATAAGCTCTGCCGTAAATAGTGTTGGCTACGGGCAACGCGTAACCGTTGATGCCAACGGCGCCATCGGAGATAACTCTATCGATTTACCCAGTGGCATTACCTTCGAGGTATGCGGCACCATGGACGTTGGTAACGTCAATAGCCGCGGCGCCGTTCAAGCCATTGGTCGACAAAATGTGAGTATTCCCCACCTTAAAATGACCGGTAGCCCTTATTTCGGTTTACGCTTTGGCGATGTCGACAATCTACACCTGGGGCAAATTGATCTTCGTTTGAACGGCGGGTTGGGTATTCGTTTTGAACGCGACCTGCCCGGCAGCAGCAATGTTACTATCGACTATGTGTATGTCTCAGGCACCGGGAATCACGGTGTTGAAACCTGGAATATAGATGGCCTTGAAATCGGTACCGTGGTTGCTCGCGATGTCGCTTACGCTGGGCTCCTGCTCAACAATACGCGCAACGCCACAATTGGGCTGGTTGACGGTGATAATGTTGCTACCGGAACGGGCTATGCAACCCTGCGCTTCGCCAATGAAAATGGCCGAATCAATGGCGGTTACCCCTCTAATATTTATGTAGAAAGTGTTATTTCCCGTGGTGGTGGCAGAGGGCTTTTCTGTGTATCCAATTCAGGTGGAGCGGAAATTAACCGTATTGATTTTGCCAACAATGGAAACAATTCGATTCTTATCGAAAATTGCCACAACGTTCGCATTAACGGCGGCCAAATCCGAGACGGTGGTGAAGTTCGATTATCGGCACGCGATGAGTTCCCGAACAACAGTGACATCACCATTTCCAACATTACAATATTAAACACCAACGTTCGCGAAAGCCCATGCGGTAATAATATTAACTGGGTAAATCTTAATGTGCAGGGAGGCAGTTTAAATATCTGTAACTAA
- a CDS encoding glycoside hydrolase family 9 protein, with amino-acid sequence MFGASAHVHSDQNYAEALQKSIYFYETQRSGPLPDSENNFLATDLHNGFLINRVEWRGDSYLDDGQYNQFGEFIDLDLTGGWHDAGDHVKFGLPMAFSASVVGWGILEFWDAYEASGQLSYAIDNMRWVSDYFLKAHVAEYELYAQVGDGVIDHSLWAAPETQGPELKRIHGAETYRPALKLTLESPGADLVGQTAAALTIASLIFEKNSVNEPQDAVYAKELLKHAEQLFDFAYQTKDFTHGGDDPNPGTYTNSLVDDEGTNYAMNYYNSSSGAKDEIPWAAGWLYLATQNPDYLHKAEEGYSAIAGNTGHFAWYPAWDDIRNAVYYLMEKVAATSDYATDTLITDSDHIDGYYDYEVHCTNYLNELLHNKNYTPGGMIYLDGFASARATAMASMVALIHRDYLVEQSKDSAFQSELAAFATTQMNYVLGDNPHDLSYMVGYGDQWQLAAHHRSSHGSSRNDIGDPEIPRHILYGAIAGGPADDDSYSTDRADFPMTEVATDMNAGLTGALAGLVEIYGGTALANFPEPEDRSAPEAYVQAKVGYPSGDDRQSGALINIEMINETAYPPREIADVSFRYFMDLTDEVANGYDPDNLTLSAYYDSSNKNQIALEKWGSEPGMYYIQGTSGLLSPVGDSEKSAIMELFIGDYVGSGWDYSNDPSAAGLNGETFTLAESIALYDADFNLVWGTEPDGSSSSSSSSSSSSSSSSSSSSSSSSSSSSSSSSSSSSSSSLSSSSSSSSSSSSSCGVECNWYGETRPLCENQTSGWGWENQQSCIGVDTCSSQSGDGGVVDNCSSSSSSSSSSSSSSESSSSSSSSSSSSSSSSSSSSSSSSSSQCELQCDWYGSNYAVCNDQDSGWGWENNQNCIGTATCSDQWGDGGVVEICH; translated from the coding sequence ATGTTTGGTGCCTCTGCGCACGTTCATTCAGACCAAAATTACGCGGAAGCACTGCAGAAATCGATTTATTTCTACGAAACTCAGCGGTCCGGACCTTTGCCCGATAGCGAGAATAATTTTTTAGCGACCGATCTCCACAATGGCTTTTTAATTAACCGTGTTGAATGGCGCGGTGATTCGTATTTGGATGATGGTCAATACAACCAGTTTGGTGAGTTTATTGATTTGGATCTCACCGGCGGCTGGCATGACGCAGGAGACCATGTGAAGTTTGGTCTGCCAATGGCCTTTTCGGCTAGTGTCGTCGGCTGGGGTATTCTCGAGTTTTGGGATGCCTACGAAGCTAGTGGGCAACTTTCCTACGCTATCGACAATATGCGTTGGGTCAGTGATTACTTTTTAAAAGCGCACGTTGCGGAGTATGAGCTTTATGCTCAAGTGGGCGACGGCGTGATTGACCATTCACTTTGGGCCGCGCCCGAAACCCAGGGGCCAGAACTTAAGCGAATTCACGGCGCTGAGACATACCGACCAGCCTTAAAGCTTACCCTAGAGAGCCCAGGGGCAGATCTTGTTGGTCAAACAGCGGCGGCATTAACGATAGCGTCGTTAATCTTTGAGAAAAACAGTGTTAACGAGCCGCAGGATGCTGTCTACGCAAAAGAGTTGTTAAAGCACGCCGAGCAACTGTTTGATTTTGCCTACCAAACAAAAGACTTTACCCACGGTGGTGATGACCCAAACCCCGGCACCTATACCAATTCGCTGGTTGATGACGAGGGTACCAATTATGCGATGAATTACTATAATTCATCCTCCGGTGCAAAAGATGAAATTCCTTGGGCTGCAGGTTGGCTGTATCTTGCTACACAAAATCCGGATTATTTACACAAGGCCGAGGAAGGTTATAGTGCGATTGCTGGCAACACCGGGCATTTTGCCTGGTATCCGGCCTGGGATGATATTCGCAACGCCGTCTATTATCTGATGGAAAAGGTTGCCGCAACGTCTGACTACGCAACCGATACCCTTATTACCGACAGCGATCACATTGACGGCTATTACGATTACGAGGTGCACTGCACCAACTATTTGAATGAGTTGTTACACAATAAAAATTACACTCCTGGCGGCATGATTTATCTTGATGGCTTTGCCTCGGCCCGTGCAACGGCGATGGCCTCAATGGTCGCTTTAATTCATCGTGATTATCTTGTAGAGCAATCGAAGGATTCAGCATTTCAGAGCGAACTTGCAGCATTCGCGACGACGCAGATGAATTATGTTCTAGGCGATAACCCACATGATCTTAGCTATATGGTGGGCTACGGCGATCAGTGGCAGTTGGCTGCCCATCATCGCTCTTCACATGGCAGTAGCCGCAACGATATTGGCGACCCAGAAATTCCACGTCACATTCTCTACGGCGCAATTGCCGGTGGCCCAGCGGATGATGACAGCTATTCTACCGATCGTGCTGATTTCCCAATGACGGAAGTGGCCACCGATATGAATGCCGGGTTAACTGGTGCGTTGGCTGGCTTGGTGGAGATCTATGGCGGCACGGCACTGGCGAACTTCCCTGAACCAGAAGATAGATCCGCCCCTGAAGCGTATGTACAAGCAAAAGTTGGCTACCCCAGTGGTGATGATCGACAGTCCGGGGCGTTAATCAATATTGAAATGATTAACGAAACCGCCTACCCACCGAGAGAGATCGCTGACGTAAGCTTCCGCTATTTTATGGATCTTACCGATGAGGTAGCGAACGGGTACGATCCAGACAACTTAACGTTATCGGCTTACTATGATTCGTCCAACAAAAATCAGATAGCACTTGAAAAATGGGGGTCAGAGCCAGGAATGTACTATATACAAGGTACCTCCGGGCTTCTTTCTCCCGTAGGCGACTCTGAAAAATCGGCAATAATGGAACTATTCATTGGCGATTATGTTGGCAGCGGATGGGATTATAGTAACGACCCTTCTGCCGCAGGGTTAAACGGCGAAACGTTTACGCTTGCCGAAAGTATCGCTTTATATGACGCAGACTTTAATTTGGTATGGGGAACAGAACCTGACGGTTCCTCTAGCAGTTCCAGTTCTTCTAGCTCGAGTAGTTCTTCAAGTTCAAGCAGCTCGTCAAGCTCAAGTTCAAGCAGTTCTTCAAGCTCGAGTAGTTCTTCAAGTTCAAGTAGCTCGTTAAGTTCAAGCTCTAGCAGTTCATCCAGTTCCAGCAGTAGCTGCGGCGTTGAATGTAATTGGTACGGTGAAACGCGGCCTTTGTGTGAAAACCAGACGAGTGGTTGGGGTTGGGAAAATCAGCAAAGCTGCATTGGTGTTGATACCTGTAGTAGCCAATCGGGTGATGGCGGCGTGGTGGATAATTGCTCCAGCTCATCAAGCTCCAGTTCTTCATCGTCCAGCAGTTCCGAGTCGTCTAGTAGTTCGTCCAGCAGCAGTTCCAGTTCATCCTCGTCAAGTAGTAGTTCGAGCTCCTCGAGCAGCAGTAGCCAGTGTGAACTACAGTGCGATTGGTATGGAAGTAACTACGCCGTATGTAACGATCAGGATTCCGGCTGGGGATGGGAAAATAACCAAAACTGTATTGGCACCGCTACCTGCAGCGATCAGTGGGGGGATGGTGGCGTCGTCGAAATATGTCACTAA
- a CDS encoding MBOAT family O-acyltransferase, with protein sequence MLFNSIEFFMFLPAVLLIYRYLNLRCQNIFLVGASYFFYGWWDWRFLGLILISTVVDYFCGRSIYFAKNKHDAKRFVLLSIVVNISILMFFKYFNFFSDSFTHALSLIGYSPSWFEVNVVLPVGISFYTFQTITYSVDVYRRRVKATHSFVDFSLFVSFFPQLVAGPIETASSLLPQIQNPRKIVSYNYTSGGVLILWGLVKKVFIADNLSTFVDASYSNYASLSAVEVALVSVAFACQIYCDFSGYSDIARGTARLLGFELRLNFNLPYFAKNPSDFWRRWHMSLSDWLKQYLYISMGGNRKGTLVTYRNLMLTMLLGGLWHGAAWTFVMWGAYHGFLLCAHRYISSNFKLPTNKYFSICSVFLMFIFTCYGWLIFRCDSFRQLAVMTSRLFSTWGIGWEKIINDVEFVGGYIWPLILIQLLQFITKDMSFYLKFYKSVQHCLIALGIYLLFVYGSIQSPGFIYFQF encoded by the coding sequence ATGCTATTTAATTCAATAGAATTTTTTATGTTCCTCCCTGCTGTGCTTCTTATATACAGGTATCTTAATCTAAGGTGTCAAAATATATTTCTTGTAGGCGCGAGCTATTTCTTCTACGGATGGTGGGATTGGCGATTTCTTGGCTTGATTCTAATTTCCACAGTTGTAGACTATTTTTGTGGTAGGAGTATCTATTTCGCCAAAAACAAGCATGACGCTAAGAGGTTTGTACTTCTTAGTATAGTTGTGAATATTTCAATATTGATGTTCTTCAAATACTTCAACTTTTTTTCTGATTCATTCACTCACGCTCTCTCTCTGATTGGATATAGCCCATCTTGGTTTGAAGTTAATGTAGTATTGCCAGTCGGAATATCTTTTTACACCTTTCAAACGATTACATATAGTGTGGATGTCTATAGAAGAAGGGTGAAAGCCACCCACTCTTTTGTCGATTTCAGCTTGTTTGTTTCTTTTTTCCCTCAGCTGGTGGCAGGCCCAATTGAAACGGCCTCTTCATTATTGCCTCAAATTCAGAACCCTAGAAAAATTGTTTCGTACAACTATACATCTGGCGGTGTACTAATTCTTTGGGGTCTCGTAAAAAAGGTGTTTATTGCGGACAATCTATCTACATTCGTCGATGCAAGCTATTCTAATTATGCTAGTTTATCGGCTGTGGAAGTTGCCCTGGTTTCAGTGGCCTTTGCGTGTCAGATTTATTGTGATTTTTCCGGGTATTCAGATATTGCGCGGGGCACAGCTAGGTTGTTGGGGTTCGAATTGAGACTTAATTTCAATTTGCCTTATTTCGCTAAAAATCCCTCCGATTTTTGGCGACGATGGCATATGAGCCTTTCCGACTGGCTTAAGCAGTATTTATACATCTCGATGGGAGGTAATCGTAAAGGTACATTAGTTACTTATAGAAACTTAATGCTAACAATGTTGTTGGGAGGTTTGTGGCATGGGGCTGCATGGACGTTTGTAATGTGGGGCGCATATCACGGCTTTCTACTCTGTGCCCATAGGTATATATCTTCAAATTTTAAACTTCCCACTAATAAATACTTTTCAATTTGTTCTGTTTTTTTAATGTTTATCTTTACGTGCTATGGCTGGTTAATATTCAGGTGTGACTCTTTCCGTCAGTTGGCGGTTATGACAAGTAGGCTATTTTCTACATGGGGAATTGGTTGGGAAAAAATTATCAATGATGTTGAATTTGTTGGGGGTTATATCTGGCCGCTCATATTAATACAGCTATTACAGTTTATCACTAAAGACATGTCGTTTTATTTAAAATTTTACAAAAGTGTACAGCACTGCTTGATAGCGTTGGGGATATATCTTTTGTTTGTTTACGGATCTATTCAATCTCCTGGTTTCATCTACTTCCAGTTTTAG
- a CDS encoding class I SAM-dependent methyltransferase has protein sequence MCGFGYYPGLYIFGLASTCAGVRGVDFSNGSIEYAKAYAKKEGRSIDYILQNYLDYASEEQYDIIAMIMCDFCTLSPTQRKAVFENFHRLLKNNGCLLLDAY, from the coding sequence ATTTGTGGTTTTGGCTACTATCCAGGCCTCTACATATTCGGTTTGGCAAGTACCTGCGCGGGAGTAAGGGGAGTAGATTTTTCAAACGGCTCTATTGAATACGCTAAAGCATACGCAAAAAAAGAGGGCCGAAGTATTGATTACATTCTTCAAAATTATCTGGATTACGCGTCTGAAGAGCAATACGACATCATTGCCATGATTATGTGTGACTTCTGCACTCTAAGCCCAACACAAAGAAAGGCAGTGTTCGAAAACTTTCATCGCCTACTTAAAAACAACGGGTGCTTATTATTAGATGCCTACTGA
- a CDS encoding GlxA family transcriptional regulator, whose amino-acid sequence MPSAITGVQDLFTIANHQAGESLFVVNPLTSAVPKTKWERRVIFIPPCLSEDLPSFSHPDTLALLRLWYKSRAVIVAACAGVFWLSNSGLLDGKQVRTHWRLCQRLSDNFPNIKSVDGREVVVDQGDIVTAAGLYAFQYLILHLIARFSGYTLAKKVSDFCLLDLNGRLQAYYNRFYPDFSHGDKLIVKAQQYCASRLRLNVSVLDISGHCHTSERTLLRRFKEATGFTPKQYILQLKVEDAKKSMEQGKISIDEISADLGYSDSSNFIKIFKSISGIPP is encoded by the coding sequence ATGCCGTCCGCGATCACTGGGGTTCAAGACCTCTTTACAATTGCGAACCATCAAGCTGGTGAATCACTATTTGTTGTTAACCCTTTAACATCCGCAGTACCAAAAACTAAATGGGAGCGGAGAGTTATATTTATTCCTCCATGCTTATCCGAAGATCTCCCCTCATTTTCACACCCGGATACATTAGCTTTGTTAAGGCTGTGGTATAAATCTAGAGCAGTTATTGTTGCAGCTTGCGCTGGCGTGTTTTGGCTTTCGAATTCTGGGCTATTGGATGGTAAGCAAGTGAGAACTCACTGGAGGTTATGTCAGCGTTTGTCCGATAACTTTCCGAATATAAAGTCTGTCGATGGAAGGGAGGTCGTTGTTGACCAAGGCGATATCGTCACTGCCGCTGGTCTTTACGCTTTTCAATATTTAATTTTGCATCTTATAGCAAGATTTTCAGGCTATACCTTGGCAAAAAAAGTGTCTGACTTCTGTCTTCTTGATCTTAATGGCAGACTTCAGGCTTATTATAATCGGTTTTATCCGGATTTTTCTCATGGCGACAAATTGATAGTCAAAGCGCAGCAGTATTGCGCTTCTCGTTTACGTTTAAATGTAAGCGTATTGGACATTTCAGGGCACTGCCATACGAGCGAACGCACGTTGCTACGCCGTTTTAAAGAGGCAACGGGCTTTACGCCAAAACAATATATTCTGCAATTGAAGGTAGAGGATGCTAAGAAATCCATGGAGCAAGGAAAGATCAGTATTGACGAAATCAGTGCCGATCTTGGTTATTCTGATAGCAGTAATTTTATAAAGATATTTAAGAGTATATCGGGCATTCCTCCGTAG
- a CDS encoding cysteine hydrolase family protein, whose amino-acid sequence MKNTALIVIDIQNDYFPGGALTLDGVSAAAEKASQLIRMFRSHKLPVIHIQHENTKPEMEFMLPGSFGQGNQKAAIPKIIQAYFGKRN is encoded by the coding sequence ATGAAAAATACTGCATTAATTGTAATTGATATTCAAAATGACTATTTTCCTGGAGGAGCGCTTACCCTAGACGGTGTATCTGCCGCCGCAGAAAAAGCAAGCCAATTGATTCGGATGTTTAGATCGCACAAGCTACCTGTAATTCATATTCAGCATGAAAACACCAAACCGGAAATGGAGTTTATGCTGCCAGGTAGCTTTGGCCAGGGAAATCAGAAGGCAGCTATACCAAAAATTATCCAAGCGTATTTTGGAAAACGAAATTAG